In Myxococcales bacterium, the genomic window GCGATCGCGTCCTCTGAAATCCAAAGAGTGATATCGCCGCGCTCGACGAGAGCACGGTCGTATTGGGACCCATTGCTCACGCGGTACTTCGTTTTGTACTTGGGATGGACTCTCGACTTCATGCCGGGATCGTGGCCCATCTGCCCCATACTTCGCGAGCGCCTGGGTGCCGGATCGCCTCAAGCCCGCGATTCATGCACCAACGCCCCACCGCGGGGTCATTTGATATAACGCCCATACTCGGACATTGAGCTGAAACGCAGCTTGTTCTTCCTATTGTCAGTCCGCCTGGAACAACAACCCCCTCGCGTTCGACCAACTTGGCTTGAACACGTCGGGCGTCAGTCAATTCAACGCGGCGAACGCCGTCGTCTGGCCAGCCAACACGATACTGGTCCATCCAACAAACGGTGGATTGGTGCTAGCCAGTTGGTTGAGCCCAGGCGATGGGACCGTCGATCTAGATTACAGCGCGACAAGCCGCGACACACTCAGCTCCGACGGCATCACGTTCATTGTCGAGGTCAACGATGCTTCCAACACACTTGATTCGGACTTCATCAGCAGCCTGCAGACAACAGGCACTCAGAATCTGTTCGGTATCCCGGTGTCTGACATCATCATGACAGGAACTGTCCGGCTGGATCTGTAATTTCACAGTCAGCGATTACGAGTGATTTGAGATACTGGATCTCATCGGCGGAATCGAAAACCCAGCTTGATCGACCCATGTACCTCGATCTGGACTGACAATCTCCAAGTTTCCGATATTGCTTGCGATTCCGTTCGGCTGGTTACTCGCTCGCCGCACCGTCGCCAAGTGAAATGGCGTTCGAGTGTTGGAGCAGCCAAGTGATTGTGCTTGACTCCACAAGTCCACCTGCTGCATTGTGTTCAACAGTTGCCGCGCCTTTCAGATTGGAAATTGGAGGGATGGATGTCGGATACCGCGTCTTTTCGCGCTGAAGGACGAGTTCACCACTACGTCGCACTTACGAAGCCGCGTTTGCTCCCATTGGTGTTGTTCACCAGCATCCCCGTGATGGGGATGGCAGCGGATGGCTGGCCCCCGCTGTCGTTTGCGCTCCTCATCCTGGTCGGCATCACGCTCGCCGCGGCATCAGCGAACACACTCAACGCCTACATCGAGCGCGATCTCGATAAACGCATGGAGCGTACCCGTGGACGACCGCTTCCGAGCGGGAAGCTCGCACCGCAGTCGGCGCTGTACTTTGGATGGCTGCTCGGCGTCGCGTCGACGGCTCTCCTGTGGGCCGTCGCCGGCCCCACGACGGCGGGGGTCGCAGTCGCAAGCATCCTCTACTACGTGTTCGTCTACACCATTTGGCTGAAGCCCCGATCGGTCTGGAACGCGGTCATTGGGGGCGCAGCCGGCGCCGCCGCTCCGCTGATCGCCGACGTCGCGGTCAACGGCAGCCTCGGAATGCCGGGGCTGCTGCTCTTCGCCATCGTATTCTTTTGGCAGCCCCCACACGTCTGGGCGATCGCGCTGTATCGCAAGGCCGATTACGAGGCGGCGGGCATCCCGATGCTTCCCAACGTCATCGGAGACGAGGGAACCCGGCGATGGATACTCCTGTGTACCTTTGGACTGGTGCCCGTGACCCTGGCACCGGGGCTTCTGGGACTGCTCGGTAGCGTGTACATCACGGTTGCCGTCTGCAGCAATGCCTGGTTCGTGATTTCCTCGATCCAACTCGCCAAGCAACGAACGGATGAAGCTGCGCGGCGATTGTTCCGCGTCTCCCTCGCGCACCTTTTTTCACTCTACCTCGCGATGCTGGTCGATTTGATGGTCTGAGCACATGATGTCGATGGTCGATTCGAACACGAGAACGACTTCCAACCGACGCGAGTCATCCGACCTGGATGTAGCGATCATCGGCGGGGGGATCTCCGGTCTCGTGACCGCCCATCGACTGGCGACCCGAGAAAAATCCGGGCGCCGCGCATCGGTGGCCCTGTTCGAAGCGAGCGATCGCCTCGGTGGGCTCGTGCAGACGGAGCTGCGAGGAGACTGGCTGCTCGAGGCCGGTCCCGACTCCCTGGTGACGTCAAAGCCGTCCGCCAGTGTGCTGTGCCGAGAACTCGGACTCGGCGACGAGCTGGTCGCTCCCCGGTCGGTCTCGACGTTTTCCCTGGTGCGCAATCAACGACTCCACCCCCTGCCGGCGGGCTTCCACATGATCGCTCCGACAAAGCCATGGCCTCTGCTGCGGTCCGGGCTCTTTTCCTTGCCGGGCAAGTTGCGAATGCTGCTCGAGCCCCGAATTTCAGGCGGGCTCGTCGACTCGCGGGTCCAGGACGAGACGGTCGAGAGTTTCGTCGTGCGGCGGTTTGGTCGGGAGGTCTACGAGCGCGTGGCTGAACCGCTGTTGGGCGGCCTCTTCCTGGCGGATGCGACGAAACTCAGCGCCCGGCGGGCGCTCGGGCCCATGGTCGAACTCGAGTTGAAGCACGGCAGTGTGTTGCGGGGCCTGCGCGCTTCGAACATCGCCGCAGCGGGAACTGCGCTCAAAGCCGGCCCGCCGCCACCGTCACAGCTCACGCTAGAGCGCGGACTCGGCTCGCTCATCGAACGCCTTGCGGAAAGGATTCCGGCGTCCTGGATGCAGCTCGGATGCGCGGCCAAGGCGATGAGACCGCTGCGCGAGCAGGAGGGCTGGCAGATCGAAAGCACTTCGGGCAACTGGACCGCGCGCGAGGTCGTGCTGGCTTGTCCCGCACCCCGCTGTCACGATCTGCTCGCAGACACGGTCCCTTCGGTTGCCGGCGCCCTCAAAGAACTCCACTTCACCTCGTGTGTAACGGTCAATTTGGTGTATCGCCGGAGCGACCTGTACGACCTGCCCAGTGACTTCGGTTTCTTCGTGCCGCGCTCTGAACCGTATCGGATCCTGGCGGCCAGCTTCGCGAGCGAAAAGTTTCCAGACCGAGCCCCCGATGAACACGTCGTCGTGCGCACCTTTCAGGGTGGTGCCCTCGATCCTGACGCTCTGGATCTGGACGACGCGATCTTGATCCAGCGTTCCCACCACGATCTGGCTCAGCTGATCGGGGCCAGGGCCAAGCCTTTGTCGAGCATGGTGAGTCTGTTCCGACGGTCCATGCCACAATTCGATGTCGGCCATCTGACCCGGGTCGCGGACCTGCGACGGCAAGTCGACAAAATTCGCGGCCTGCATATCATAGGCAGTGGGATGGGCGCTTATGGCCTACCGGCCTGTGTGGATTCGGCGGAAGAAGCCGCAATGCGAATCGCGCTCGGTTAGCGCTCTACCCACCGGGGAGGAAGTCAAGCTTGGCAAATCAAACTGAGTTCATCCCCTCCCTGGTTTCCTGGAACCTGACGAAGGCATGCAACCTGCGCTGCCCTCACTGTTACATGGATGGCGGTGTGAAAGCTGCAAACGAACTCACGACCCAGGAGTGCCTGGGACTGATCGAAGAACTCAACACCCTCGGCACCGAGATGCTGATTCTCACCGGGGGCGAGCCGCTGCTGCGCAAGGATATATTCGAAATCGCCCAATACGCCTCGAACTTGGGTATCTGGGTGGTGATGGGCACCAACGGCTGCTTGATCAACGACAACTCGGTGCAAAAGATGATCGAGTGTGGTGTGCAAGGTGTCGCGATCAGCATCGATTCGATCGATCCGGAAAAGCACGATCAATTCCGAGGGGGTCCAGATGCGTGGCACCACTCGGTGCGCGCTCTGGAAATCTGCCGCGCAAATGGACTTCAGGTACTGGTTCAAACCACGGTGATGGACATGAACTACGCCGAGATTCCCGAGCTGCTCAAATTTGCGCGCGAGAAAGGGGCCTGGTCATTCAATCTGTACTTTCTAGTCCAAACCGGCCGTGGCCAGTTATTGAACGATCTTTCCCCGGAGCGCACCGAGATCATGCTCTCGAATCTAGTGGACTGGCAAGACGACTACCGTCCCATGCTGGTGCGTTCCAAGTGCGCGCCGCAGTTCAAGCAGATCGCCTACGAGCGAGGCTTGGGAGGTCTGGAGAGCGGCGGTTGCATGGCGGGCACCGAGTATTGCCGCATCACGCCGGAGGGCGATGTCACCCCGTGTCCGTACATGGACGTCGTGGCCGGCAACATACGCGACAAGAGTTTTGGCGAAATCTGGCGAACATCGAAGGTCTTCCAGGAGCTGCGCGATGTTACGCAGCTCAAGGGACGCTGCGGCAAGTGTGAGTTCAACGAGCTTTGCGGAGGTTGCCGTTGCCGGGCCTATGCGACGTTTGGCGACTATCTGCAAGAGGACCCCGCCTGTCGCTACCAGCCAACGGGTCAGCCCCTCACCCAGCAACCGATCGCATGGAGCAAGGACAGCCGGGTCCGAATCGATCGGATCCCCCTGGCGTTCATCCGCGGGAAGGTCAAGCAGGGGGTGGAAGCCTATGCTCGACGGCACGGAGTCGCCCTCGTCACCGCCAGCGTGATGGAGGAAGCCCTGGCCGGAGAGGAGCGATCCAAGTGGCTGGGCAAGCTGCCGCCGTTTTTGAGGCAGGCGGGGCGGCCAAAGACAACAGTGGATCGAAAAGAGTCGAATTGACCCGCAGCGCCTGGCTACATCCCGAGAAAGTCCTTGGCTCGATCCAGCACGCCCACGTCGATCTGCCCCAACCCCTGCTCCCGCGCGAACCTCTCGATCCCCGCCTTGGCCAACGGTCGGGCGAACTCGGGCATGTTGTCCAGCCGTGAGCTCGCCTCGGGGCTCCAGCTGAGTTCTGGGCTCGCCGGTTCCGATTGAGCTTCCAGGTCCTGGACCATGCTCGAGAAGGGACATCGCGACTCGCCGTCCGCGCTTTCGGATTCTGCGCCGATGTTGACCCCCAGCGAACCCACCACCTGGGTCTCGAAGGGATTGGTCAGCATGGCGATTTCGTGGTCGCACTTGGGACAGCGGTACAAGACCGAAAGCGAACCGCGATCGGGGGGGGCGACTTCCATCAGCTTCATGGCTTCATCGCAGGACACGCACAGGAACTTCATCTCGTCACCTCACTGGGGGTGTGCAGGGCTATGCGTTCACAGATTTCCTGGGCGGCTTGTTGCACCCGATGCCAGGAAGGCAGGGTTGAAACGTCCGCGAGCGAGCCACCTCGATCGCAGTGCGCCGCTAGTTCTGGGTCAAAAGGTACGCTCCCGAGCCGGGGAAGTTCCAACTTGATCGACGACTGCCCGGGATAGAGCGGCTTTATGCTCCGGCAATCCGGACAAAAGTAGCCGTCCATGTTTTCGATGTACCCCAGGACGTGGTTGGGTGTCGGCCTGAGCGCTTCGACCGAACGGGCGACAACCCCGTTTGCCATGTCGGAGGGGATGGTAACCAGTACAAAAACCGCCGCGGGACCCAACAGCTCGGCGTATTGAACGATCCGTTCCACCCCGGGCGGAAGATCAACCAGCAGGTAGTCGAGCTTTCCCCAGTCCATGCCCGCGAGCAGCTCCCTCAGGATTGTGAACTCTTTGGTCGCCCGCCAGGTGTGGGATGATCCGGTGGCAACACTTTCGAATTCCACTGGCCGCGGTTCGGGGATCAGGCTCCCCATGGAGACCACGCCAATCCCGCTCTTTGTGGTGGGGACCCTGGCACCGCTCGTGCCCGGAAGCAGGATGTCGTTTCCCAGGCCTCCCAGCCGGGCTTGGCAGGGGCCATTGAGGTCGGCGTCCAAGATGGAAACGGCGCAACCCTGCTCGCGCAGCGCGCACGCCAACTGCATGGTCATCGTGCTCTTGCCCACGCCGCCTTTGCCGGATCCGATCGCCAGCACGTTTCGAACCTCGGAGAGACTGCGGGCCAGATTCCGCTGCTGGGCCTCGACTTGCCCCAGGACGTCCGAGCCACCGTCGCCCACGATGTCGTAGTAGCCCTTCATGTCGTGCCCTCCATCCGGCACCGCGCGTATCGCGTGTTGCTCCCGGTCCGATGTCGATCTCGATCTCGATGCCTGAGTTTACGCCCAAGCAATCAATGCATGCGTGAGCCGGGGAACTCCGCGTAGCCAGTGTAGGTCTGCCCCTTTTGGAAGCCCATGGACTCGAGCAGCGTCCAAGGGACCTCTTCACAGGAAATTTTCGGAATCGTCAGCTCGAGGTTGCCCGCCTGGCTGACGACTCGAAGCAAGCGCTCGAGCAGCCCGCCGTCGTCGTCGTCGGTTCGAGCGTGTTGGGTTCCACCGAGTGCGACAATTTCGCGTCGACCGTGTTCGGGAAGATCGCGAAACAACGCGTAAGCCTCCACGTGCGTGTCCGATGCAATCGCGAGTCCCTCGAGTTGATCCTTTCGATTCTGCAGGGTCACGAGTGCTCGCTCCCAACTGCGGGACACGCTGGAATCCAACACACCTTGGCTCAGCAGATCGTCGAATCCGATCGGCGCAACCTCGCTCGCAGCTGTGGGGGAAGCCAGCGGAGCGGACAGCGCGAAGTCCGCGAACCTCCCCTCCGGGCCATAGCTCACGGACTCGAAGAGATCACGCACTCCGGGTTGGTCGTCCGGCACCTCGGTCACGATTTTTGGAGGCCCCAGAACCGAGAGCTTGTGGCTCAAGGACTCGAGCAGGTGCTGCGCGTGGCCCCGCCGCTGGAAATCGGGATGGACCCCGATGCGATGGACCAGGGTTTCGTGCTCACGCTTTGCCCCGGTGACTACGGCAATGGGTCTGCCGTCTTCCCAAGCCGCCATACAGCTGCTGGACCACACGTTCAGTTCGCGGATCTCCCGCTTGAAGTCGACGATGGTGAGCGGCTTCTGGTCCGGGAAGTGAACGAAGTAGCAAGTGTTCAGCGCGTCGACCAGAAACGGGATGTCATCCGTTCTGCAGAAACGATATGCGGGCATGGTCCTCCCTGGATGCTTCGGCGCAGCGCTGGGTACAGGCGATGAGTCTAGTCCTGTCCCGAATCGCCTTGCTGTGTGAGGAGCAATCTCATCGCGTTCAGCTCGCTCAGCTCGCTCACCTCGTTGAGCGGCTGCTTTGGACTGTCGTGTTGCAGCTTTGTGTCGGTTCGAGCGATGGCCGGACACTGGGCCGCTTGCGCGATGTGTTCACTCGGTGTCTCCCGAGCACTCGCGCTGGACGCTTCGCCGTCCTGGGCGACCAACTCGGCCATCGTCTGCAGACCCAGGTCGATGCCCGCCTCGACCTGCACAAGGTCGATCTCTCGACCCCGAGGCTCGACCCGCTCCTCGATCCGCGCCTGGGTTCGGTCCCGCATGAAGCCGGCGGGAACTCGCAGGATGCGCTCGACGGCGTCCTTGCTCCAGCTGAACGCGGAGAAGAGGGGAACGCTCTTGTCATCTCGAGCGATCAAGCGTTTGCTCTCCGACGCCAGTTCTTCGACGACTGGGGTCGAGGTTTGGCTTTTGTCTGCCCCCTTGATCACACCCGCGGCGAGCGGCATGCCGGTCTCTTCCTCGATCAGCTGCTGGGCGAACTCGAGCGTGATGGTCTTGAGCCTCCGCAAGCGAGTTGCTTTCTCGATCCGCGCCTTGGTGCGTCGCCGCAGATAGGCTGAATCGATCGCCAGCAGGGCGCTTCGGGCCTCCCGGGTCCAGCTGAGTTTGCGCCCGTCATAACTTGGCTCGTCGATGGTTCCGCCCTCGTTCTTGACCAGGATCTCGACCATCTCAGCGGTCAGGACATCGAAGGCGACGCCGCCGCAAACGGTACACACCTCGGGGTCTGGTTGGCTGGCGGTCAACCCGCAACCCTTGCAGATCGACACCGCTTGCTCCTGGGCGCGTCCGATGACGACCGCTTCCGCCAGCTTGTCCATGGGTGGCTGCTTGGGCATGAAGCGCTCCATGGCTTCGTCGAGCAGCGAACTGGTGATCACACTATGGCCCTGCTCGAGCGCCATCCGGAGAATTGCCGTGCGGGCGATGCCCGCCACCAGCTTGGGCACGCGGGTCATTCGCTCTTCGGCTTGCTCGCTCCAGCGGATGCTCTGCTCGGCGCGCACGTCGAGCCGCGGGCGAACCTCCGAGGTCGTGAGCAGAATGTCGCATTCGCTGAGCCGCAGCAGGTTCTCTGAGTTGCTCCCCAGGGCCGTATCTTCGGGATCACCGTGGAGGCCAATTCGGCCCATCACCAGCAGCCAGGGTTTGGTCTTGCGCACGTGGTCGTGGATTTTCTGGAAGGTTTTACCGTCGAGCAGGGTTTTGCTGACCTGCATGTCCTGCTCTTTCGCCATCTGCTCGCCGACATCGAGGTGCGACTGGTAGATCTGGGCGAGTCCGGTGTCGATGATCTCCTCGTGGAGCTGGTTCTGTTCCTCGAACCGGAAAACCTTTGCCGCCCTTTCGGTAAGGGTTCCCACCAACCCGTTGAACACCATGTAGTGGAGGTAGGGGTCGTACACGCCGATCAGTTCGACTCGCTTGTCGAATGCCCTGGCCAGGGCCATGGCGGTGTCGAGTGCGCCGAACGATTGCGGGCTGCCGTCAATGCCGACCAGGATCGTGTCACGCTCGGGCTCATCCTTCTCGGGCAGGTGTCGGATGATCCAAGCGTCCTGGCGGCAAGAGCGAACCACGCGCTCGGTCACCGAACCGATTTGACTGGCGCGCTGCCGGCCCAGGCCCAACGCACCCAAAATCAACAGATCACAGTCGGACTGCGCCAGATCCTTGCGGATCTCGACGTGGTGCTGGCCGTCGATCATGCGGGCTTCGAAGGGCAGCTCCGCCGCCTCGCAAGTCTTCTTCATGGCTTCCAGATAGCTGTCGGAGATCAGTTCGAGCCCCATGGTGATCAAGCTGTCGTGGATCTTGCGCTGGCGTTCGAGCTCGTTCTCCTCCAGATACTCTTCGGGCAGCGAGTACTCCATCTGCTTGAAGCGGTAGTCGTGCATTCTGGCCGCGTAGATATGAGACCCTACCAACTTCGCGCCAAAGGCCTTGCCGACCCGCACTGCCGCATCAATGGCGAGGTTGGAGTGTGCTGAGTTGTCGATTGGAACGTAGATTTTTTTGTACATCGATGTCTCCGTTATTGGAAAGTGTGTAGGTCTCGTTTTCGACCCGGCGACTGATTCGTTTTCCTATGTATTCCTGGTCCTTCCTGGTCCTTCCTAGGCCGCGGACTCCTCCGCCCAGCCCTTTCTCAGACGACGGAGTCCAAGGACTTCGCCGCCCCCGGCCAGCAAGACGACCACGACCGGCCACAGCCAGGTCGTCCACGGCGTCTCGGGTTCGAGCAGCAGGTAGTACCAGCGTGAAATCGCGCGCTGCTTTCCGTTCTCTCCGTATTGGCCGTCCCAGATATTCCACGCGATCGGGATCATCTTGCCGGGTATGAAATCGACTTCGTCTTCGCCACCGCTCCGCAGACCGCGGCGGAGGATCACCCGGTACTGCCCATCGCGGAACTCGCTCTTGCCGCTGACGGGGGACGATCGCGGCTGGACGTCGTTCATACCGCGCGAGAGAAACGTTTCGATCCCGCTGTCGGCACTCCAGCGCCAGGAGTCGACGGCATTGCGGCGGTCCCCCATCAGGAAGTACGGCTTCTTGCTCCCTTCGAGCTCCCGGGACGGAAACAGCATCGAGACGCGATCGCTGGGATTCTCATCCTGCCCCTTGTTTTCAAACCGGTCGTTCCAGGTCAGCAGCAGCGCCAACTCCTGCTCGTCGAAGAGCGCTTGGATGCTCAAACTCGTTACCGATGGGTTGAAGAGACGGGGTTCTTGGATGACCTGCCCGGCGAGCCTCACGTCGATGGTGGGGGCCGCATCCCAAGCTTCGTCGAAGGGGTCACTGGGAACGGATTCGGTCTTGGTTCCCCTCACGATCTCCGCCCAGTTCGGCTCGCGACCGAGGGTGTGGAGATAGTTGGCGAGGTGCCACAGGTCCTCTGCATTCCAGGCATCGGAGAACGAGGGCATCGGTGTCCCATTCACTCCGGTTGTCATCGTTCGGTAGAGGTCCTCTACGGTGCTGCCACCGCGCAAGGTCCACGGCTGGGTCAGGTCGGCCGGGTAGATGCGAAACTCCCACTCGTCTACCAGGGTCGCCGCCGACGGGCCGTTGCCCCGGCCGCTCTCGCCGTGGCACTTGGCGCACTCGGCTTTTAGATAGATTTCGGCGCCGCGCGCGATGCTCTCCGGTGTGGCCTCGATTTTGCCCTCGAGCAGGAACTCTTGCTCCGCGGGGTAGTCCTCGAAGTCGATGCTGAAGGTTTTGATGTAGTGCACCAACTGCCAGATCTGTTCGTCGCGCAGATGAATGCTCCAAGCGGGCATGGAGGTTCCCGGCATGCCGGCGCCGATGATTCGAAACAGATCCTGATCAGTCGGCAGCTCTCCCTGCAGGGTGCGGCGGATCTTGTAGATGCCGCGCCTAAAATCCCGCGGTCGGGGATCGAGTCGATCGGCCATCTCGCCATTGCCGTCGCCCGCATCACCGTGACACTGAGAGCAGTTTTCTTGGTAGAGGGCCTTGCCGGCGTCCACGTCCTCTTTGCTGAACTCCTGGGAAGTCGGGACGGCGAGTTTGAAGCCCTTGGCGGCATAGTCTTGTCCCCGCGCCGACCCGGGCAAAAGGATCAGGCCGGCGAGCAGCAACAGCGACCCCCACAAGACCGCAGAGCGCGGGGAGGCAATAGCCATCAATGACCCTCCCAGGTTCGCGGCGTCGAGCCCGATGCGCTGTAGACAAAAGCGATGACCTGCCAGATCTCATCCTCGCTGAGGAAATCCTGCCAGACCGGCATCGACGAATTCCAGGGCGTGGCCCCCTGTGGAAGACCTGGCCCCCCGGTGGCGATGCGCCAATAGACGTAGCCCTCCTCGAGTTGTGAAATCGTGCCGCCGTCCCGGAAGTTGGCGGGCAGGGGATTGAGGGCTTCGGCGAAGTGGCCCTTCCCGGACAAGTAGTCGCCATGGCAGAACATGCAGTTGCGGTAGTAGATCCGACGTCCCGCCGCGAGGTTCTCCTCGTTCACCTCCATCTCGGGCGGCCGAACCGCTTTGAGCACGTCGAAGTCGTTGCCGTGCAATTTGAAGAAGGCCGGAGGTTCGGGATGGATGGTGCGGGCTTCGAACGGTGGGTCGAATTGCGGTCGCACGCTGGTGTAGGTCATCCAACCGAGCAGCAGCGGGATCGCGGTGAGGACTGCGATGCGAGGGAGGGCCAGCCGTTCTTCCCGCAACAAAGAGATCACCGGGGCGAGAAACGCCTGGAAGCGCTCGGGGTCCGCGATCAGGTAGACGAGGATCGAGACCGTGAGGATCGCCAGGTACAGGCCCATCACGGAAATGGGGATTGGGGGCTGCACGCCAAACTTGAGCGCCGCCCAAACCACGAGCCAGATCAGTACCGCCAGCTGGAACGTATATCTACCCATGATCTTCCTCGGCCATCCTGTCCGGTTCCCGCAGTTACTGGCTCAGCGAGCGGATGAACTTGACGATCGCCAAAATGTCGTCGTCGCTGAGCGCCACGTTCATTCCTTTCGGGGGCATTGCGATCCCCGTGGTGTTCATCGGGTCTTCTATCGTCCTTCCCTTTTTGATGAACTCGACCAATTCCCCGTCGCTCAGCCCCTTGATGAACTCACTGGTCGTCATGTCTTTGCCCAAACCCGGCATTCCCTTGGCGTCCTGTCCGTGGCAGGCCGGGCAGGTGACCTTGTAGAGCGCCGCTCCGTCCGGCGCATCACTTGCCAACGGGGTCGCGGCTTCGGTTTCGGGGGTGGACGGGGTCTCCTGGACCACCGCTTGCGCGGGCTCGGTCGCCGGCGGCTCTGAGTCTCCGGCATCCAAGGCGAGATAAACGGCTCCGATCAATACGGCCACTCCGAACGCGCCGAACCGAATCCACCGCGGCTTTTTGCTGGAGACATCCGCCGCGTCTGAAGCTTCGGGGGCGGATTCGACTGCGCGCGCGGCCCAGGCGACTCCTCCGTTGAAGAGCAGAATCAAGAACAGCAAGTGGACCCCCGGATGGGCGAGGCGCTCCGCCAGCCCGACCTCGCCGGACAGGTAGCTGACGAGCTGGTCCAGTTCTTCGGCTTGCAGGGTCTTGCCGAAGTCCTGCAGCATCAGGCCCTTGGTGAAACCTTCGGCAATCACGGCGTCGGGATCGACGATCGACTGGCGAATGTCCGCCGCAGTCAGTCGCTCGCCTACATGCGTCAGTGGCGGTCCCACCCGCCGGCTGGTGTCGATTACGTCGTGACAGGCCACGCAGCCTTTCGAGGTAAGCAGCGCAAACCCGGGATGGCTGGAGGTGGGGGCCGGGGGCTTCTGCTTGCGCGCTTCTGCCGCCGCGACGTCTTCTGCGGTGACTTTGACGGTGATCTCACCGCTCAGCGATTGCAGGAAGGCGACCAGGGCCTTGATCTCGGTGGGACTCATGTCGGCCGGCGGTCGATCGGCCGCCGGCATGATGCTCTCGCCGCCGGGTGTGGCGAATTCCTGAACCACGTATGCGCCCGGATCGATCAGCGACTCGGTGAGGTAGGCCTCGGCGCTGAAACCGGGCCTTCGGGTCGCGGCACGCCCCCCGACGCCGCGCAGGTCCGGCCCGCGCGTATTCCCCACCTCGGCCATCTTGTGGCAAAGCAGGCAGCCGCCCTTGTTCTTGAGCAGCAATTCGCCCATCCCCACCAGGGTGTCGATGTCGGTTTCGACGGTGATCTGCAATTCGGCGGGTGGGTGTTCTTCGGATTGCGTCAAGTACAGGCGAC contains:
- a CDS encoding c-type cytochrome; the protein is MAIASPRSAVLWGSLLLLAGLILLPGSARGQDYAAKGFKLAVPTSQEFSKEDVDAGKALYQENCSQCHGDAGDGNGEMADRLDPRPRDFRRGIYKIRRTLQGELPTDQDLFRIIGAGMPGTSMPAWSIHLRDEQIWQLVHYIKTFSIDFEDYPAEQEFLLEGKIEATPESIARGAEIYLKAECAKCHGESGRGNGPSAATLVDEWEFRIYPADLTQPWTLRGGSTVEDLYRTMTTGVNGTPMPSFSDAWNAEDLWHLANYLHTLGREPNWAEIVRGTKTESVPSDPFDEAWDAAPTIDVRLAGQVIQEPRLFNPSVTSLSIQALFDEQELALLLTWNDRFENKGQDENPSDRVSMLFPSRELEGSKKPYFLMGDRRNAVDSWRWSADSGIETFLSRGMNDVQPRSSPVSGKSEFRDGQYRVILRRGLRSGGEDEVDFIPGKMIPIAWNIWDGQYGENGKQRAISRWYYLLLEPETPWTTWLWPVVVVLLAGGGEVLGLRRLRKGWAEESAA
- a CDS encoding cytochrome c; this translates as MGRYTFQLAVLIWLVVWAALKFGVQPPIPISVMGLYLAILTVSILVYLIADPERFQAFLAPVISLLREERLALPRIAVLTAIPLLLGWMTYTSVRPQFDPPFEARTIHPEPPAFFKLHGNDFDVLKAVRPPEMEVNEENLAAGRRIYYRNCMFCHGDYLSGKGHFAEALNPLPANFRDGGTISQLEEGYVYWRIATGGPGLPQGATPWNSSMPVWQDFLSEDEIWQVIAFVYSASGSTPRTWEGH
- a CDS encoding c-type cytochrome produces the protein MRDVFLRIVGFVIVIDLFYMGIGRLYLTQSEEHPPAELQITVETDIDTLVGMGELLLKNKGGCLLCHKMAEVGNTRGPDLRGVGGRAATRRPGFSAEAYLTESLIDPGAYVVQEFATPGGESIMPAADRPPADMSPTEIKALVAFLQSLSGEITVKVTAEDVAAAEARKQKPPAPTSSHPGFALLTSKGCVACHDVIDTSRRVGPPLTHVGERLTAADIRQSIVDPDAVIAEGFTKGLMLQDFGKTLQAEELDQLVSYLSGEVGLAERLAHPGVHLLFLILLFNGGVAWAARAVESAPEASDAADVSSKKPRWIRFGAFGVAVLIGAVYLALDAGDSEPPATEPAQAVVQETPSTPETEAATPLASDAPDGAALYKVTCPACHGQDAKGMPGLGKDMTTSEFIKGLSDGELVEFIKKGRTIEDPMNTTGIAMPPKGMNVALSDDDILAIVKFIRSLSQ